A single window of Cytobacillus dafuensis DNA harbors:
- a CDS encoding heme exporter protein CcmB, which translates to MMTILSDALAIASKDIRNELKSKQTIGMMVIFSSLVILIFSFAFDPTNNTVKAIIPGLIWVITIFSGLLGLNRSFLLENENASLTGLKVAPIDLSSIYLGKVIANFLFVIITQIISIPVLFILFDYRFTGEWVWFLLIVFIATFGFITVGTFLAALAANAKNSEMLLPVLLLPLLSPLMIAAVQATRIVLGQDGIEDALSWLQLMVGYDLLFFAACFFLFEFLMEGS; encoded by the coding sequence ATGATGACGATTCTCTCTGACGCTTTAGCAATTGCTAGTAAGGATATACGAAATGAATTGAAATCAAAGCAGACAATCGGCATGATGGTCATCTTTTCTAGCCTTGTCATACTCATTTTTAGTTTTGCATTTGATCCTACAAATAACACTGTAAAAGCGATTATTCCAGGTCTTATTTGGGTCATTACTATTTTTTCAGGGCTACTAGGGTTGAATCGTTCATTTTTATTAGAGAATGAGAATGCAAGCTTAACAGGGTTAAAGGTAGCCCCAATCGATTTATCGAGTATTTATCTTGGCAAAGTCATTGCAAATTTTCTATTTGTCATCATTACGCAGATCATTAGTATTCCTGTTTTATTTATACTATTTGATTATCGTTTTACAGGCGAATGGGTTTGGTTCCTTTTGATTGTGTTTATAGCTACATTTGGATTTATTACTGTTGGCACCTTCTTGGCAGCATTAGCAGCAAATGCAAAGAATAGTGAGATGCTGCTCCCTGTATTGCTGCTTCCTTTGCTCAGTCCTTTGATGATTGCTGCTGTTCAAGCAACGAGAATTGTTCTTGGACAAGATGGAATAGAAGATGCATTATCTTGGCTTCAGCTAATGGTTGGATATGATTTGCTCTTCTTTGCCGCATGTTTTTTCTTATTTGAGTTTTTAATGGAGGGATCTTAA
- the ccmA gene encoding heme ABC exporter ATP-binding protein CcmA, whose product MLELKNMTKIIGDRIIIRNLSLAIEPGESVAILGPNGAGKSTFFKLAAGLMQPTSGDIYLNGELIKKKSQLLKQKIGYLGHESFLYTALTPLENLLFYAKLYKVKNREEKAMELLKAVGLHYFKDIPIRSFSRGMVQRLAIARVLLADPEVLLLDEPHTGLDQEAISLLNNLILEKQRKGIAILLISHDFEQVIKVCERAIILNKGKAAESRSIDRQAGLAGLKKWYDKAVSGYDDDSL is encoded by the coding sequence ATGCTTGAATTAAAGAATATGACAAAAATTATTGGAGATAGGATCATCATTAGAAATCTTTCACTAGCTATCGAGCCGGGAGAAAGTGTAGCCATACTTGGTCCGAATGGAGCTGGGAAAAGTACATTCTTTAAGCTTGCAGCAGGGCTGATGCAGCCCACGAGTGGAGACATATATTTAAATGGAGAGCTAATAAAGAAAAAATCACAATTATTGAAGCAAAAAATTGGATATTTAGGGCATGAATCCTTTCTATATACGGCTTTAACACCACTTGAGAATTTACTCTTTTATGCAAAATTATACAAAGTAAAAAATAGAGAAGAAAAAGCTATGGAGCTATTAAAAGCAGTGGGACTCCATTATTTTAAAGATATTCCTATTCGTTCATTTTCAAGAGGGATGGTACAGCGGCTAGCAATTGCTCGTGTTTTGCTAGCTGATCCAGAAGTGCTTTTACTTGATGAGCCACATACGGGATTAGATCAAGAAGCAATCAGTTTGCTTAATAATCTTATACTAGAGAAGCAGAGGAAAGGCATTGCTATACTATTAATCTCTCATGATTTTGAACAAGTCATTAAAGTTTGTGAAAGAGCGATTATCCTTAATAAAGGAAAAGCTGCTGAGTCTCGGAGCATTGATAGGCAGGCAGGTTTAGCTGGTTTGAAAAAATGGTATGACAAGGCGGTGAGCGGATATGATGACGATTCTCTCTGA
- a CDS encoding cytochrome c-type biogenesis protein CcmH: MRTISRRKLIKYSSVLLVSFVFLQLGINVNTISAKSTYTYNSKEFHSVINKLDMQGHADHDISTCTIKKVYYDEVLEALNEGTSEKEILQSYVDEYGQAALRAPGTEGSGMIAWIMPVIGFILGGIGVGYGIKKLTNKNASTETLLTNELPETEMKIIEQTFEEERRRHF; encoded by the coding sequence ATGAGAACAATCTCGAGAAGAAAGCTAATAAAATATTCATCTGTGCTGCTTGTCTCGTTTGTATTCCTCCAACTAGGAATAAATGTAAATACAATAAGTGCAAAATCAACCTACACCTATAATTCTAAAGAGTTTCACTCTGTTATAAACAAGCTTGATATGCAAGGACATGCAGACCATGATATTTCAACATGCACAATCAAAAAGGTCTACTATGATGAAGTGTTAGAGGCACTGAATGAAGGGACCTCAGAAAAAGAAATTTTGCAGTCATATGTTGACGAGTACGGTCAAGCTGCATTAAGAGCCCCTGGAACTGAAGGAAGTGGCATGATTGCCTGGATCATGCCAGTAATTGGTTTCATATTAGGTGGCATTGGTGTTGGATACGGAATTAAGAAACTAACAAATAAAAATGCAAGTACAGAGACGTTATTAACAAATGAACTACCGGAAACTGAAATGAAAATTATTGAACAAACATTTGAAGAGGAAAGGCGAAGGCATTTTTAA
- a CDS encoding heme lyase CcmF/NrfE family subunit — MYLIGNIALILGIVISLYSLAANIVGLKRKDRRWLESARGGIMSLAFVTSIAAFLLFYILGTSQFQYQYVAAYTNSQLPLIYKLAAFWAGNAGSLLLWTFLLSIYAAIIVFNKKKQNSMIPYVSIILLLNMLFFYIVMVFNANPFEMTDTIPADGKGLNPMLQNPGMVIHPLTLYMGYVGLAVPFAYAIAALLMKKMDAQWIKLTRRWTLTAWLFLTLGNIIGGWWAYLELGWGGYWAWDPVENASFLPWLTVSAFLHSVMIQERKGMLRTWNLSLIILSYILSLFGTFLVRSGILTSVHAFGDSNLGTYFLVFMAFMMLFAIYVVATRYQLIKKESKPIEAYFSKESSFLLNNFILVAAAFAVFWGTMYPLISETITGTKVNVGAPYFNKVMAPIMLALILLMAICPLIAWQKAVFDRFIKNMLAPLLTAIAFAIILVAIGVKGLYAIIGLTVTVFMFAVHLTEFWRGICARRKATKEGFLKAAIQLTRKNQRRYGGYIVHIGIAIIAVGVISSQAYSQEVMKTVNKGETFKVGHYDLTFKNLAETNKNGNGIVYANLDITYKGKDDGSIKPEKIFYATWPEPSTEVAIKSNWKEDLYVVLSSWESKDKVTFVVKINPFVSWIWAGGIIMLIGTAIALLGGKTTSSLRVKSQQAGGQK; from the coding sequence ATGTATTTAATTGGTAATATTGCTCTCATCTTAGGAATCGTCATATCTTTATACTCATTAGCTGCTAACATAGTCGGACTGAAAAGAAAAGATAGAAGGTGGCTTGAAAGTGCAAGAGGAGGGATCATGTCCCTTGCTTTTGTAACGAGTATTGCAGCCTTTCTATTATTCTATATTCTAGGTACAAGTCAGTTTCAATATCAGTATGTAGCTGCATATACAAATAGTCAGCTGCCTTTAATCTATAAGTTAGCCGCATTTTGGGCTGGAAATGCAGGGTCATTATTGCTTTGGACCTTTTTGTTAAGCATCTATGCAGCGATTATCGTTTTTAATAAGAAAAAACAAAACAGTATGATTCCCTATGTATCCATTATTTTATTGCTAAATATGCTATTTTTCTATATTGTGATGGTTTTCAATGCAAATCCATTTGAAATGACAGATACAATACCTGCTGATGGTAAGGGATTAAATCCAATGCTCCAAAATCCTGGTATGGTTATCCATCCACTTACGCTCTATATGGGTTATGTTGGATTAGCTGTTCCATTCGCATATGCCATCGCAGCTTTACTCATGAAAAAGATGGACGCACAGTGGATTAAATTAACGAGACGTTGGACTTTAACTGCATGGCTATTCTTAACACTTGGCAATATCATAGGCGGCTGGTGGGCCTATCTTGAATTAGGCTGGGGCGGCTATTGGGCGTGGGACCCAGTGGAAAATGCTTCCTTCTTGCCTTGGCTAACTGTTTCAGCTTTTCTGCACTCCGTTATGATACAAGAGCGAAAAGGAATGCTTAGAACATGGAATTTAAGCTTGATTATTTTATCTTATATCCTTTCCTTGTTTGGGACATTTTTAGTGCGAAGCGGAATTTTAACAAGTGTTCATGCTTTTGGAGACAGTAACCTTGGCACTTACTTCTTAGTATTTATGGCATTTATGATGCTCTTTGCGATTTATGTTGTAGCAACTCGCTATCAGCTTATTAAAAAAGAGAGTAAACCAATCGAAGCCTATTTTTCTAAGGAAAGCAGCTTTCTTTTGAATAACTTTATCCTTGTTGCAGCTGCTTTTGCAGTGTTTTGGGGTACGATGTATCCATTAATTTCAGAAACGATTACAGGCACAAAAGTAAATGTTGGTGCACCATATTTTAATAAAGTAATGGCACCGATTATGCTGGCACTAATCCTTTTGATGGCCATTTGTCCTTTAATAGCATGGCAAAAGGCAGTATTTGATCGATTCATTAAAAACATGCTGGCTCCTTTATTAACAGCAATTGCTTTTGCTATCATCCTTGTCGCAATCGGAGTAAAGGGCTTATACGCCATTATCGGCTTAACCGTTACGGTATTTATGTTTGCTGTTCACTTAACAGAATTTTGGCGTGGAATTTGTGCACGCAGGAAAGCGACGAAAGAAGGCTTTTTGAAAGCAGCCATACAATTGACTCGAAAAAATCAGCGCAGATATGGAGGCTACATCGTTCACATCGGCATTGCCATTATTGCGGTTGGCGTCATTTCTTCCCAGGCTTATTCTCAAGAGGTAATGAAAACAGTAAATAAAGGTGAGACCTTTAAGGTTGGTCATTATGACCTTACTTTCAAGAATCTTGCGGAAACAAATAAAAATGGGAATGGAATCGTTTATGCAAATCTTGATATTACCTATAAAGGAAAAGACGATGGCAGCATTAAACCAGAAAAGATATTTTATGCTACATGGCCAGAGCCTTCAACAGAAGTAGCCATTAAATCCAACTGGAAAGAGGATTTATACGTTGTTCTCAGTTCTTGGGAAAGTAAGGATAAGGTCACATTCGTCGTAAAAATAAACCCATTCGTTAGCTGGATTTGGGCAGGAGGAATCATAATGCTAATAGGAACTGCTATTGCATTACTTGGAGGCAAAACAACCTCCTCCTTAAGAGTAAAAAGTCAGCAGGCTGGGGGGCAAAAATGA
- a CDS encoding cytochrome c maturation protein CcmE — MSKNKKIMFGLSLAAVAIMIMFFSTMPSAGSKEVSIEELMTKKDIYQDEYVLTQGLLKEDSIKWNADKIELKFEIFEEGKTKYLPIRYEGVKPDNFSDDVIVIVEGFLREDGVFEAEKVQTKCPSKYEGEDPNNYDAGMHKKMNENKQD, encoded by the coding sequence ATGTCTAAAAATAAAAAAATTATGTTTGGTTTATCACTTGCAGCAGTAGCCATTATGATCATGTTTTTTTCAACAATGCCAAGTGCTGGTAGTAAAGAAGTTTCAATCGAGGAATTAATGACAAAAAAAGACATTTACCAAGATGAATATGTATTAACTCAAGGATTATTAAAAGAGGATTCAATTAAATGGAATGCAGACAAAATTGAGCTGAAATTTGAAATTTTTGAAGAAGGAAAAACAAAATATCTCCCTATAAGATACGAAGGAGTCAAGCCTGATAATTTTTCTGATGATGTGATTGTTATTGTAGAGGGCTTTTTAAGGGAAGATGGAGTATTTGAAGCGGAAAAGGTCCAGACAAAATGCCCTTCCAAATATGAAGGCGAAGATCCAAATAATTATGATGCAGGAATGCATAAAAAAATGAATGAAAATAAGCAGGACTAA
- a CDS encoding YtzC family protein, whose product MATRESMDNLIQQCEDAIRFANDQLQEGRMQQHYDDLGYTDALQSLEAAYNDLSKLALSSNAQQREQLHRMRLQLQQLQNQMINIPH is encoded by the coding sequence ATGGCAACCCGTGAATCAATGGATAACTTGATCCAGCAATGTGAGGATGCAATACGATTTGCCAATGATCAGCTGCAAGAAGGAAGGATGCAACAGCATTATGATGATCTTGGCTATACAGATGCTCTCCAATCTCTTGAGGCTGCTTACAATGACTTATCAAAGCTTGCTCTTAGTTCGAATGCCCAACAGCGTGAGCAACTTCATCGAATGAGGCTGCAACTGCAGCAGCTCCAAAACCAAATGATTAATATTCCCCATTAA
- a CDS encoding TIGR01212 family radical SAM protein (This family includes YhcC from E. coli K-12, an uncharacterized radical SAM protein.) — MTPANPFPFASDDKRYHTWNYHLRNEFGHKVFKVALDGGFDCPNRDGTVAHGGCTFCSAAGSGDFAGNRADDLETQFKEIKEKMHLKWKDGKYMAYFQAFTNTHAPVDVLRDMYEKVLMQEGVVGLSIATRPDCLPDDVVEYLAELNEKTYLWVELGLQTVHERTALLINRAHDYKCYVEGINKLRKHGIRVCSHIINGLPLETPDMMMETAKEVAKLDVQGIKIHLLHLLKGTPMVKQYEKGLLEFLPFDQYVSLVCDQLEILPPEIIIHRITGDGPIELMIGPMWSVNKWEVLNGIDAELKRRNSWQGKFYKQSQLEATT, encoded by the coding sequence TTGACTCCAGCAAATCCATTTCCATTTGCGTCTGATGATAAACGCTATCATACATGGAATTATCATTTAAGAAATGAATTCGGTCATAAGGTTTTTAAAGTGGCACTTGATGGCGGATTTGATTGTCCAAACCGTGATGGCACGGTTGCACATGGGGGCTGTACATTTTGCAGTGCAGCCGGCTCGGGAGACTTTGCAGGAAACCGTGCAGATGATCTCGAAACTCAATTTAAAGAGATAAAAGAAAAAATGCATCTAAAATGGAAAGACGGCAAGTATATGGCTTATTTCCAAGCCTTTACGAATACACATGCTCCTGTAGATGTACTAAGAGATATGTATGAAAAAGTTTTAATGCAAGAAGGAGTAGTTGGACTCTCTATTGCCACTAGGCCCGACTGTCTTCCAGATGATGTTGTCGAATATTTAGCTGAACTGAATGAAAAAACGTACTTATGGGTCGAGCTTGGTTTGCAAACCGTCCATGAAAGAACAGCACTGCTTATCAATCGGGCTCATGATTACAAATGCTATGTCGAAGGAATAAATAAGCTTCGGAAGCATGGTATTCGGGTTTGTTCACATATCATAAATGGACTCCCCCTTGAAACACCTGATATGATGATGGAAACGGCAAAAGAGGTTGCTAAGTTAGATGTACAAGGAATTAAGATACATTTACTTCACCTTTTAAAAGGAACACCTATGGTAAAGCAATATGAAAAAGGTTTACTTGAGTTTTTGCCATTTGATCAATATGTAAGCTTAGTTTGTGATCAATTAGAAATTTTACCACCGGAAATAATTATTCATCGGATTACCGGGGATGGTCCAATTGAATTGATGATTGGCCCAATGTGGAGTGTAAATAAATGGGAAGTTCTAAATGGAATAGATGCAGAACTGAAACGTCGAAACAGCTGGCAAGGTAAGTTCTACAAGCAAAGTCAATTGGAGGCAACAACATGA
- a CDS encoding class I SAM-dependent methyltransferase: protein MKLDGILPFARKLIEKAVAPGDIVVDATLGNGHDTLFLAKLVGHSGKVFGFDIQNEAVVKTTKRLEEHLLSDHVNLFHSGHEHILTKIPPENHGKIKAAIFNLGYLPGGDKTIVTIPTTTISAIEQLLEIMAPEGIIVLVIYHGHDEGKVERDTLLQYVKQLDQNKSHVLQYQFINQQNDPPFIIAIEKR, encoded by the coding sequence ATGAAGCTCGACGGTATCCTGCCTTTTGCACGAAAATTAATTGAAAAAGCCGTAGCGCCTGGTGATATCGTTGTCGATGCTACTTTAGGAAATGGACATGATACATTGTTTCTTGCAAAATTGGTCGGCCATTCAGGTAAAGTGTTCGGATTTGATATTCAGAATGAAGCAGTTGTTAAGACAACAAAACGTCTTGAAGAGCACTTACTTTCTGACCACGTTAATTTATTCCATAGCGGGCATGAACATATTTTAACCAAAATCCCCCCTGAAAATCATGGAAAAATTAAAGCAGCGATATTTAATTTAGGCTATTTGCCAGGCGGCGACAAAACGATTGTAACGATTCCAACAACGACAATTTCAGCTATTGAGCAGCTATTAGAAATAATGGCGCCTGAGGGAATCATTGTGCTTGTCATTTACCATGGTCATGATGAGGGTAAAGTCGAGCGTGATACCCTCCTTCAATATGTAAAACAATTAGACCAGAATAAGTCCCATGTGCTTCAATATCAATTTATTAATCAGCAGAACGACCCGCCCTTTATTATTGCTATTGAAAAGCGTTAA
- a CDS encoding tetraprenyl-beta-curcumene synthase family protein, with amino-acid sequence MGVPTMPISLMSKVYRKVLPLVHKELDFWRKRAEAIPDPELKKQALASIKHKTFHCEGGSIMALMAKDNYRKAIKFIVAYQTISDYLDNLCDRSTSLDPEDFAALHESMTDALSIDATSKNYYRLRSEQDDGNYLADLAATCRGVLSELGNYEEIKDQLMELCSYYCDLQIHKHVKVEERVPRLQDWFDENKEQIPDMEWYEFSACSGSTLGIFCLVSYAMRNDFQQDDAINIRNGYFPYIQGLHILLDYFIDQEEDRVGGDLNFCFYYENEEKLFDRLRHFVVEADKHTDRLPHKRFHQLINRGLLGIYLSDEKVRKQKNVKKLARGMIKTGGMVSYFFYWNGRAYRTMQKWMPKSIMSTIGSWNR; translated from the coding sequence ATGGGTGTTCCTACCATGCCAATCAGTTTAATGTCTAAAGTTTATAGAAAAGTATTGCCTCTCGTACATAAGGAATTAGATTTCTGGAGGAAAAGGGCAGAGGCGATTCCAGATCCAGAGCTTAAAAAACAAGCTTTGGCAAGCATCAAGCATAAAACCTTTCATTGTGAAGGCGGAAGCATAATGGCATTAATGGCAAAAGATAATTATCGGAAGGCAATAAAATTTATTGTTGCCTACCAAACCATCAGTGATTACTTAGATAATCTATGTGATCGCAGCACCTCATTAGATCCAGAGGATTTTGCTGCTCTACATGAGTCAATGACAGATGCATTATCAATAGATGCCACATCAAAAAATTATTATCGATTAAGAAGTGAACAGGATGATGGAAATTATTTAGCTGATCTTGCTGCGACCTGCAGGGGAGTTCTATCTGAACTCGGAAATTACGAAGAAATTAAGGATCAATTAATGGAATTATGCAGTTATTATTGTGACTTGCAAATTCATAAGCACGTAAAAGTAGAGGAGCGTGTTCCGCGGCTTCAAGATTGGTTCGATGAAAATAAGGAACAGATTCCTGACATGGAATGGTATGAATTTTCGGCTTGTTCTGGATCAACATTAGGGATTTTCTGTTTGGTGTCGTATGCAATGAGAAACGATTTTCAACAAGATGATGCTATTAATATTCGTAATGGTTATTTTCCTTACATACAAGGACTGCATATCTTACTTGATTATTTTATTGATCAGGAGGAGGACCGTGTTGGAGGAGATTTGAATTTTTGCTTTTATTATGAAAATGAAGAAAAGCTATTCGATAGGCTGAGACATTTTGTTGTAGAAGCGGACAAGCATACCGACCGCCTCCCTCATAAACGCTTTCATCAATTGATAAACCGAGGTTTATTAGGCATCTATTTATCAGATGAAAAAGTCAGAAAGCAAAAAAATGTTAAGAAACTAGCAAGAGGGATGATAAAAACGGGAGGAATGGTAAGCTATTTCTTTTATTGGAATGGCAGAGCATACAGGACAATGCAAAAATGGATGCCCAAAAGTATAATGTCCACTATCGGTTCATGGAACCGATAA
- a CDS encoding alpha/beta hydrolase: protein MWKWEAEGEAKAVIVMVHGAMEHHRRYGWLIEKWRLSGFHVIMGDLPGQGMTTRSRRGHIDSFDEYIFEVKDWIQAAYKFELPVFLLGHSMGGLISIRLLQEERLKLAGVILSSPCLGLIKRHSKILDMLSLGLNMIVPSLRMNSGLTVDMATRNQDVRDADLNDTLYVTKVSIRWYRELIAAIKLGFEELEKIQNVPLLVMQGGEDLIVNKKTVNDWFNFAPFSEKRFKEWPKCYHEIFNEPEREEVFEYAKDFVNSQLKAIGYIV, encoded by the coding sequence ATGTGGAAATGGGAAGCTGAAGGAGAAGCTAAAGCAGTCATTGTCATGGTCCATGGTGCAATGGAGCACCATCGCCGCTATGGTTGGCTAATTGAAAAATGGCGTTTATCTGGCTTTCATGTCATAATGGGCGATCTTCCGGGCCAAGGGATGACAACAAGATCACGGCGTGGTCATATTGATTCATTTGATGAGTATATTTTTGAAGTGAAGGATTGGATACAAGCAGCTTATAAATTTGAACTTCCTGTATTTCTGTTAGGGCATAGTATGGGAGGCTTGATTTCGATTCGTCTTTTGCAAGAGGAAAGATTGAAATTAGCTGGAGTTATTCTGTCCTCACCTTGTCTTGGTTTAATAAAGAGACATTCCAAAATACTTGATATGCTTTCTCTTGGCTTAAACATGATTGTCCCAAGCTTAAGAATGAATTCTGGGCTTACGGTTGATATGGCAACTAGAAATCAAGATGTTAGGGATGCTGACTTGAATGACACTTTATATGTGACGAAAGTGTCGATTAGATGGTACCGTGAGCTAATAGCTGCGATTAAGCTCGGTTTTGAAGAACTTGAAAAAATACAGAATGTCCCACTGCTTGTTATGCAAGGAGGAGAGGATTTAATTGTTAATAAGAAAACAGTAAATGACTGGTTCAATTTTGCACCTTTTTCAGAAAAACGGTTTAAAGAATGGCCAAAATGCTATCATGAAATATTTAATGAGCCTGAAAGGGAAGAAGTATTTGAATATGCAAAGGATTTCGTAAATAGCCAGTTAAAGGCAATTGGTTATATTGTTTAG
- a CDS encoding gamma carbonic anhydrase encodes MIYPYKEKNPQISESAFIADYATVTGDVVIGDESSVWFNTVIRGDVAPTIIGNKVNIQDNSVLHQSPNNPLILEDEVTVGHQVILHSCVIRRKALIGMGSIILDNAEIGEGAFIGAGSLVPQGKKIPPNTLAFGRPAKVIRELTSEDIIDMERISREYAEKGQYYKSLQKEKQ; translated from the coding sequence ATGATTTATCCATATAAAGAAAAGAATCCTCAAATATCCGAGTCAGCATTTATTGCCGATTATGCCACAGTTACAGGTGACGTTGTCATCGGAGATGAATCAAGTGTTTGGTTCAATACTGTGATTAGAGGGGATGTAGCCCCTACGATTATCGGCAATAAGGTTAATATCCAGGATAATTCAGTTCTTCATCAAAGTCCAAATAATCCACTCATACTCGAAGATGAGGTTACAGTCGGTCATCAAGTCATTTTACATAGCTGTGTCATTCGCCGTAAAGCATTAATTGGTATGGGTTCAATCATTCTTGACAATGCTGAAATCGGTGAAGGTGCTTTTATTGGAGCAGGCAGCCTTGTTCCACAAGGTAAAAAAATTCCGCCAAATACGCTCGCGTTTGGCAGACCTGCTAAAGTCATCCGAGAATTAACCTCAGAAGATATTATAGACATGGAAAGAATAAGCAGGGAATACGCTGAAAAAGGACAGTACTACAAATCATTGCAAAAAGAAAAGCAATAG